The following coding sequences lie in one Arachis ipaensis cultivar K30076 chromosome B03, Araip1.1, whole genome shotgun sequence genomic window:
- the LOC107633161 gene encoding uncharacterized protein LOC107633161, whose protein sequence is MRYDETQDPQEHLMAFEARMNLEGVGDEVRCSAFPVTLVGPAIRWFNSLPQGSVARFSDISCAFQAQFTTRITKAKHPINLLGVTQRSGEPTRKYLDRFNGECLEIDGLTDSVASLCLTNGLLNKDFRKHLTTKPVWTMQEIQSVAREYINDEEVSQVVAAIMRQPSYNQPQQHSGRERQKKHARDSVPNKTSRPFPRVGKFTNYTPSPSPS, encoded by the coding sequence ATGAGGTACGACGAAACCCAAGACCCGCAGGAGCACCTTATGGCTTTCGAGGCTAGGATGAACCTGgagggagtgggagacgaggtaaggtgcAGCGCTTTTCCAGTTACTCTGGtgggacctgcaatacggtggtttaatagcctcccgcagggctcggtggCCAGGTTTTCGGACATTAGCTGCGCTTTTCAAGCCCAGTTTACAACCAGAATCACAAAGGCAAAGCACCCGATCAATCTGCTCGGGGTGACTCAGAGGTCCGGCGAGCCGACCAGAAAGTATCTAGACCGGTTCAATGGCGAATGCTTGGAGATCGATGGGCTAACCGATTCAGTAGCTAGTCTGTGTTTGACGAACGGACTTCTAAACAAGGACTTCAGGAAGCATCTCACCACGAAACCGGtgtggacaatgcaggagatccaaaGCGTAGCCAGGGAATATATCAACGATGAAGAGGTCAGTCAGGTTGTGGCTGCCATCATGCGGCAGCCCTCCTATAATCAACCTCAGCAGCACAGCGGCAGAGAAAGGCAGAAGAAGCACGCCAGAGACAGCGTCCCGAACAAGACATCCAGGCCGTTCCCTCGAGTTGGAAAGTTCACCAATTACACCCCCTCACCGTCCCCATCATAG